One Solanum pennellii chromosome 9, SPENNV200 DNA segment encodes these proteins:
- the LOC107029799 gene encoding NDR1/HIN1-like protein 13 isoform X2, with translation MADRVHPRDSSPASSPISSNNSGGVATGTQTKHVLPSPGTYVVQVPKDQIYRYPPPGNSRRYEALRKRKPRRSFCCRCVCYTFSLLLILIIALGITAAVLYLVFRPEAPKYTISEVAIKYFNLTSSSPVSPEFDVTIRAENPNNKIGIYYRKGSSVTVFYSDVRLTNGELPEFYQPTNNITVFQTPLKGSNVLLGNAVKTALRNEQKKGKVPFKVNIKAPVKVEVGAVKTWEITVKVKCDITVNTLTAKSKIISKDCKYSVGIW, from the exons ATGGCTGATCGCGTACATCCTCGAGATTCATCGCCGGCGAGTTCACCGATTTCGTCAAACAACTCTGGCGGAGTAGCTACGGGAACTCAGACAAAGCATGTGCTGCCGTCGCCGGGAACTTATGTTGTTCAAGTACCAAAAGATCAAATCTATCGGTATCCTCCACCGGGAAATTCTCGCCGTTACGAAGCTTTGAGAAAACGAAAGCCTCGTCGGAGCTTCTGTTGCCGGTGCGTTTGCTATACTTTCTCTCTCCTTCTAATTCTCATTATCGCACTTGGAATCACTGCTGCTGTTCTCTACCTCGTCTTCCGTCCTGAAGCTCCAAAATACACTATCTCCGAGGTTGCGATTAAGTATTTCAACTTAACTTCGTCGTCTCCGGTATCGCCGGAATTCGACGTTACTATCCGAGCTGAAAATCCTAACAATAAGATCGGAATTTACTACCGGAAAGGAAGCTCCGTCACCGTATTCTACTCCGATGTCCGTCTCACTAACGGCGAGTTGCCGGAGTTCTATCAGCCTACAAATAACATAACTGTTTTTCAGACGCCGCTAAAAGGATCAAACGTCTTGCTTGGTAACGCCGTTAAAACGGCGTTAAGGAATGAACAGAAGAAAGGAAAAGTTCCGTTTAAGGTTAACATTAAAGCGCCCGTTAAAGTTGAAGTTGGCGCCGTTAAGACGTGGGAAATCACCGTTAAGGTTAAGTGTGATATAACGGTGAATACTTTAACGGccaaatcaaaaataatttctaaagaTTGTAAATATAGCGTTGGGATTTG GTAG
- the LOC107029799 gene encoding NDR1/HIN1-like protein 13 isoform X1 — protein sequence MADRVHPRDSSPASSPISSNNSGGVATGTQTKHVLPSPGTYVVQVPKDQIYRYPPPGNSRRYEALRKRKPRRSFCCRCVCYTFSLLLILIIALGITAAVLYLVFRPEAPKYTISEVAIKYFNLTSSSPVSPEFDVTIRAENPNNKIGIYYRKGSSVTVFYSDVRLTNGELPEFYQPTNNITVFQTPLKGSNVLLGNAVKTALRNEQKKGKVPFKVNIKAPVKVEVGAVKTWEITVKVKCDITVNTLTAKSKIISKDCKYSVGIW from the coding sequence ATGGCTGATCGCGTACATCCTCGAGATTCATCGCCGGCGAGTTCACCGATTTCGTCAAACAACTCTGGCGGAGTAGCTACGGGAACTCAGACAAAGCATGTGCTGCCGTCGCCGGGAACTTATGTTGTTCAAGTACCAAAAGATCAAATCTATCGGTATCCTCCACCGGGAAATTCTCGCCGTTACGAAGCTTTGAGAAAACGAAAGCCTCGTCGGAGCTTCTGTTGCCGGTGCGTTTGCTATACTTTCTCTCTCCTTCTAATTCTCATTATCGCACTTGGAATCACTGCTGCTGTTCTCTACCTCGTCTTCCGTCCTGAAGCTCCAAAATACACTATCTCCGAGGTTGCGATTAAGTATTTCAACTTAACTTCGTCGTCTCCGGTATCGCCGGAATTCGACGTTACTATCCGAGCTGAAAATCCTAACAATAAGATCGGAATTTACTACCGGAAAGGAAGCTCCGTCACCGTATTCTACTCCGATGTCCGTCTCACTAACGGCGAGTTGCCGGAGTTCTATCAGCCTACAAATAACATAACTGTTTTTCAGACGCCGCTAAAAGGATCAAACGTCTTGCTTGGTAACGCCGTTAAAACGGCGTTAAGGAATGAACAGAAGAAAGGAAAAGTTCCGTTTAAGGTTAACATTAAAGCGCCCGTTAAAGTTGAAGTTGGCGCCGTTAAGACGTGGGAAATCACCGTTAAGGTTAAGTGTGATATAACGGTGAATACTTTAACGGccaaatcaaaaataatttctaaagaTTGTAAATATAGCGTTGGGATTTGGTAG
- the LOC107031273 gene encoding probable LRR receptor-like serine/threonine-protein kinase At4g20940, whose amino-acid sequence MQSTICLVLLFLVELAKGSLDLDALLEFKKGVLKDPSGKVLSSWDSKSLGSNGCSQNWYGIGCSDGHVTSIELNDVGLVGVLDFAAISGLKMLQNLSVANNQLSGKITEEVGLIMSLEFLDLSKNMFSGSIPSKLTSLKNLVSLNLSLNSLDGMVPTGFASLEKLKYLDLHSNAFSIDIMLLLASLRDVEYVDLSSNKFVGSLDLQVGNSSFVSSIQYLNISHNNLDGELFPHDGMPFFDSLEVFDASNNQLTGTIPSFNFVVSLRILRLGNNQLSGSLPEALLEDSSMILSELDLSQNQLAGPIGGISAVNLKLLNLSYNQLSGPLPFKVGRCAIIDLSNNRLTGNVSRIQGWGNYVEVIVLSSNALTGTFPNQTSQFLRLTLLKISNNSLEGVLPTMLGTYLELKTIDLSINQLSGTLLPSLFNSTKLTDINVSFNKFTGSVPIMAFNSENLSLISLDVSHNALAGPLPPGLDKFPDMVNLDLSDNKFEGGLPNDLSEKLEFLNVANNNFSGPVPQNLWRFPDSSFHPGNPLLVLPKHAEAPSEGDSTLSLRSHGSRMKSTIRAALIAGLICGVSVIALLTLIIYRKAHQRDGGEDDSKGTKEKKGLSLSDIECGHDTREHSVPVSTVQNEPLSSSVSVMSSANLSPSKVQDQSKSPKSLRVSSPDKLAGDLHLLDNALKVTAEELSCAPAEAVGRSCHGTLYKATLGSGHVLAIKWLKEGIVKGKKEFAREAKKLGSIRHPNLVSLLGYYWGPKEHERLLISNYTDAPCLALYLLRKDAERCKLHPLSLDDRLKISVDVARCLNYLHHESAIPHGNLKSTNVLIDTSNVNALLTDYSLHRLMTSAGTAEQVLNAGVLGYRPPEFASTSKPCPSLKSDVYAFGVILLELLTGRSSAEIVPGNSEVLDLTEWARLLAFQDRSIECFDPFLLGKQSNDEDMHTILDSMLQVALRCILPADERPDMKSIFEQLCSIAR is encoded by the exons ATGCAATCTACCATTTGTTTAGTGCTGCTATTTTTAGTTGAGTTAGCTAAAGGAAGCTTAGATTTGGATGCTCTTTTGGAGTTTAAGAAGGGAGTTTTGAAAGACCCTTCTGGGAAAGTCCTTTCTTCATGGGATTCTAAGTCATTAGGATCAAATGGCTGTTCCCAAAACTGGTACGGTATCGGTTGCAGTGATGGCCATGTCACTTCAATTGAACTAAATGATGTAGGTCTGGTTGGAGTTTTGGATTTTGCAGCTATTAGTGGCCTAAAAATGCTGCAGAATTTGTCTGTTGCAAACAACCAGTTAAGTGGAAAAATTACTGAGGAAGTTGGGTTGATTATGTCATTAGAATTTTTGGATCTTTCCAAGAACATGTTTAGTGGTTCTATACCCTCTAAGCTGACTAGTTTAAAGAACTTAGTATCTCTTAATCTTTCTTTAAATAGTCTCGATGGAATGGTTCCAACTGGTTTTGCTAGTCTTGAGAAATTGAAGTATCTGGATTTGCACTCTAATGCCTTCTCAATTGATATTATGCTTCTTCTGGCCTCATTGAGGGATGTAGAGTATGTAGACCTCAGTAGCAACAAGTTTGTTGGATCACTTGACCTGCAAGTAGGAAATTCGAGCTTCGTCTCGTCAATTCAGTATCTGAACATTAGTCATAATAACCTGGACGGAGAGCTATTTCCTCACGATGGAATGCCATTTTTTGACAGTTTAGAGGTGTTTGATGCAAGTAACAATCAGCTTACTGGTACTATTCCATCCTTCAATTTTGTGGTCTCCCTTCGAATTCTTAGGCTAGGGAACAATCAGTTGTCTGGATCACTCCCCGAAGCTCTTctagaggatagctcaatgatttTATCAGAATTGGACCTAAGCCAGAATCAGCTTGCAG GTCCCATCGGAGGTATAAGTGCTGTGAATCTCAAGCTTCTAAATTTATCATATAACCAGCTGTCAGGCCCCTTGCCTTTCAAGGTTGGGCGCTGTGCAATCATAGACCTGAGCAACAATCGGCTAACTGGAAATGTTTCCCGGATCCAAGGTTGGGGAAATTATGTTGAAGTTATTGTGTTAAGCTCAAATGCATTGACAGGAACCTTCCCCAACCAAACTTCCCAGTTCTTGAGGCTTACTTTGTTAAAGATTTCAAACAACTCGCTTGAAGGTGTGTTACCAACTATGTTAGGGACATACCTCGAACTTAAAACAATTGATCTTAGTATTAACCAACTTAGTGGTACTCTCCTTCCCAGCCTTTTCAACTCTACCAAATTGACTGATATTAACGTTTCTTTCAACAAATTTACCGGTAGCGTACCTATCATGGCATTTAACTCAGAGAATCTTAGCTTGATTTCTCTAGATGTTTCACATAATGCATTAGCTGGTCCGTTGCCTCCGGGGCTGGACAAGTTCCCGGACATGGTAAATCTGGATCTCTCTGATAACAAATTTGAAGGTGGCCTTCCTAATGATCTCTCAGAGAAATTGGAATTTTTAAATGTGGCTAATAACAATTTTTCTGGACCTGTTCCACAAAATTTATGGAGGTTTCCTGACTCCTCATTCCATCCGGGGAATCCCTTGCTTGTACTTCCAAAGCATGCCGAAGCTCCTTCAGAGGGAGATTCAACTTTAAGCTTGAGAAGTCATGGTTCTCGCATGAAATCTACCATCAGGGCTGCCCTCATTGCTGGGCTGATCTGTGGTGTATCTGTTATAGCTTTGTTGACATTAATAATCTACCGCAAGGCCCATCAGCGAGATGGCGGGGAGGACGATAGTAAAGGAACCAAGGAAAAGAAAG GTTTGTCTTTATCTGATATAGAATGTGGACATGACACTAGAGAACACAGCGTGCCAGTATCAACGGTTCAAAATGAGCCATTATCTTCATCTGTATCTGTCATGTCATCTGCCAATCTCTCGCCTTCCAAGGTTCAAGATCAATCCAAAAGCCCAAAATCTCTCAGGGTTTCTTCTCCTGATAAACTGGCTGGAGATTTGCATCTACTAGATAATGCCTTGAAGGTCACTGCTGAAGAATTATCATGTGCTCCTGCCGAAGCTGTGGGCAGAAGTTGTCATGGAACATTGTATAAAGCTACGCTTGGTTCAGGCCATGTACTTGCTATCAAATGGCTTAAGGAAGGGATAGTGAAAGGCAAGAAGGAATTTGCTAGAGAAGCTAAGAAACTGGGGAGTATTAGGCATCCTAATTTAGTTTCTCTACTGGGTTACTACTGGGGTCCCAAGGAGCATGAGCGGCTTCTCATATCGAATTACACCGATGCCCCATGTTTAGCTCTTTATCTTCTTCGAAAAG ATGCAGAACGCTGTAAGCTACATCCTTTATCTCTAGATGATCGACTCAAGATCTCTGTAGATGTTGCTCGTTGTCTAAACTACCTTCACCATGAAAGTGCCATACCTCATGGCAACCTGAAATCCACAAATGTACTTATAGACACGTCTAACGTGAATGCCCTACTTACCGACTATAGTCTTCATCGATTGATGACATCTGCTGGAACAGCTGAGCAGGTTCTAAATGCCGGTGTACTTGGTTATCGTCCACCTGAATTCGCGAGTACAAGTAAACCTTGTCCGTCATTGAAAAGTGACGTCTACGCTTTTGGTGTTATCTTGTTGGAACTTTTGACTGGAAGAAGTTCTGCAGAAATTGTTCCTGGGAACTCAGAAGTGCTGGATTTAACCGAATGGGCGAGATTGTTGGCCTTTCAAGACCGTTCAATCGAGTGCTTCGATCCATTCTTACTGGGAAAGCAAAGCAACGACGAAGACATGCATACTATTCTTGATAGCATGCTTCAGGTTGCACTAAGATGCATTTTGCCAGCTGATGAAAGGCCTGATATGAAATCGATTTTCGAGCAACTTTGCTCGATCGCGCGATAA
- the LOC107031274 gene encoding TATA box-binding protein-associated factor RNA polymerase I subunit B-like — MTEKIQRRCEVCENLSFEDGGDGFFYCTRCRSQANDIIDMGVDNDDECNVDGGIYLTSQRRLKRHQISLTYTDYYSEIRLRYVMGLQAMIQMQCKTLVEKFNVTPLIVGLAGPIWLRLLAHENVLSDEWAYNVIHESESQIQGEGELPQPTGSQKTEPHNSLGKRAVTIWHKSLSSMIPLPCSLAISFLVCHVAREAILPTDILKWTLEGKLPYFAAFLEIEKQLGPPSRSCPISTIRMFRPIRTVTLQKLESLAASIATKIGLELPSVNFHAIAARYLKHLSLPVEKFLPQACQVYEWSMPPELYLSDNDSRLPSRVCVMSILIVTMRILYDLNDGKWESIASCSNNLVSAVENGAGERGFSCNARGAVDEDDSASHDADPHDSTSDMSKSNSDAVELLKIIEEKYNELSDTYEFSKDLQSYLRYSKDVVFAGLGPAYDDHEEKKLIEDLWNFYQSRKAGKASEDGKTRHGCSSRPKESENFRDDSCKCICKTSRDDGDSNTTLRQLKVDMKENRFVYIPPRKNVKKKDGYIRYARKKDGAYLYAVHADYYILLRSCAKVAQVDVRTMHVGVLTFEKRLDMLEKRIGFCLRKRIPDDSCEFCRD, encoded by the exons ATGACAGAGAAGATTCAAAGGCGTTGCGAGGTTTGTGAAAATCTATCCTTTGAAGATGGTGGTGATGGGTTTTTCTATTGCACTCGTTGCAGATCTCAAGCAAATGACATAATTGACATGGGtgttgataatgatgatgaatgCAATGTAGATGGGGGAATATACCTTACTAGTCAGCGCCGTCTTAAGCGCCATCAAATTTCTTTGACTTATACAGACTATTATTCAGAGATTCGGTTGAGGTATGTTATGGGGTTACAAGCTATGATCCAAATGCAGTGCAAGACTCTGGTGGAGAAATTTAACGTAACCCCGCTGATTGTTGGGCTTGCGGGGCCTATTTGGTTAAGACTCTTGGCACATGAAAACGTGTTGAGTGATGAGTGGGCATACAATGTCATCCATGAATCAGAGTCTCAAATTCAAG GGGAAGGAGAACTTCCGCAGCCGACTGGCAGCCAGAAAACAGAACCTCATAATTCACTTGGAAAGCGGGCAGTAACCATATGGCATAAATCCTTGAGCAGCATGATTCCGTTACCTTGTTCTCTGGCTATCTCTTTTCTTGTCTGTCACGTGGCAAGGGAAGCGATCTTGCCAACAGACATATTGAAGTGGACGTTAGAAGGAAAGCTCCCGTATTTTGCTGCTTTTCTTGAAATAGAGAAGCAGTTAGGACCTCCTTCAAGGTCCTGCCCTATCAGTACCATTCGTATGTTCAGGCCTATCAGAACTGTCACCTTACAAAAATTAGAGTCCCTTGCTGCCTCAATCGCCACGAAAATAGGGTTGGAATTGCCTTCAGTTAACTTCCATGCTATAGCTGCCCGTTATCTCAAGCATTTATCGCTTCCTGTTGAGAAATTTCTTCCTCAGGCATGCCAAGTGTATGAGTGGTCTATGCCTCCAGAGTTGTATTTATCAGATAATGACTCCAGGCTGCCTTCTCGTGTTTGTGTGATGTCTATACTGATTGTGACAATGAGGATTCTTTATGACCTAAATGACGGAAAATGGGAATCGATTGCATCTTGTTCCAATAATTTAGTGTCTGCTGTTGAGAATGGAGCTGGAGAACGCGGTTTCAGTTGTAATGCAAGAGGTGCTGTTGACGAGGACGACTCTGCTTCACATGATGCGGATCCTCATGACAGTACATCAGATATGAGTAAATCTAATTCTGATGCTGTGGAACTCTTGAAaattattgaagaaaaataCAATGAACTCAGCGATACATATG aattttcaaaagatttacaGTCATATCTTCGGTACAGCAAAGATGTGGTTTTTGCTGGACTAGGACCTGCTTACGACGatcatgaagaaaaaaaactaatagaAGATCTTTGGAACTTCTATCAAAGTCGTAAG GCTGGCAAAGCATCAGAAGATGGGAAAACCAGACATGGATGCAGCAGCAGACCAAAAGAAAGCGAGAACTTCAGGGATGATTCATGCAAATGCATCTGCAAAACATCAAGGGATGATGGTGATTCAAACACGACATTAAGACAGCTGAAAGTTGATATGAAAGAGAATCGATTTGTTTATATACCACCGAGGAAGaatgtgaagaagaaagacgGATACATCAGGTATGCTAGAAAGAAAGACGGGGCTTATCTTTATGCAGTACATGCTGATTATTACATATTACTTCGATCTTGTGCTAAGGTTGCACAAGTTGATGTTAGGACTATGCATGTTGGAGTATTGACATTTGAGAAACGATTGGATATGCTAGAAAAAAGAATAGGTTTTTGTTTACGTAAGAGAATTCCTGATGATTCATGTGAATTTTGTCGCGATTAG